From Topomyia yanbarensis strain Yona2022 chromosome 1, ASM3024719v1, whole genome shotgun sequence, one genomic window encodes:
- the LOC131677401 gene encoding fork head domain-containing protein FD4-like, translated as MPRPSRDSYGDQKPPYSYISLTAMAIWSSPEKMLPLSDIYKFITDRFPYYRKNTQRWQNSLRHNLSFNDCFIKVPRRPDRPGKGAYWALHPQAFDMFENGSLLRRRKRFKLHKTDKDILNEELAALANINRIFLAQNSGTETYCPSMVDPMHQPMLHSPIEQLSPASAPAPISPISITETITPLRPKRAFTIESLMTPDGRSTPMHHIPKKSSKSSSDKLNLLDDSPRIPGLHQGPTLPPATTLPGVHIPPFFPYPHPMLNAYDLPIHPLLMMAPLGAIPPHYFHHTSYHNLTIPPGAGGGGGGRAAGDTGTGSSGDAAGPTDLSRLGHALRSV; from the coding sequence ATGCCGCGACCCTCTCGAGACAGTTACGGTGACCAGAAGCCTCCCTACTCGTACATCTCGCTGACAGCAATGGCCATCTGGAGCTCGCCGGAAAAAATGCTCCCGTTGAGTGACATCTACAAGTTTATCACCGACCGTTTTCCCTACTATCGAAAAAATACCCAGCGATGGCAGAACTCTCTGCGTCACAATCTAAGCTTTAACGATTGCTTCATCAAAGTGCCAAGACGGCCAGATCGACCTGGCAAGGGAGCATACTGGGCTCTCCATCCGCAAGCGTTCGACATGTTCGAGAATGgaagcctactccgacggagaaaacGTTTTAAACTGCacaaaaccgacaaggacatcCTGAATGAGGAACTCGCAGCCCTGGCAAACATAAACCGGATATTCTTGGCCCAGAATTCCGGTACCGAAACGTACTGTCCATCGATGGTAGATCCCATGCACCAGCCGATGCTACACTCTCCCATCGAACAGCTGTCCCCAGCATCCGCGCCGGCTCCGATCTCCCCCATTTCCATCACCGAAACCATCACACCATTGCGGCCAAAGCGAGCCTTCACAATCGAAAGCCTCATGACCCCGGACGGCAGATCAACTCCGATGCATCATATTCCAAAAAAATCCTCCAAATCATCCAGCGATAAGCTCAACCTGCTAGACGACAGCCCCCGGATACCGGGTTTGCATCAAGGTCCTACCCTGCCACCGGCCACAACCCTGCCAGGGGTCCACATTCCACCGTTCTTCCCGTATCCGCACCCGATGCTGAACGCCTACGACCTGCCAATCCATCCACTGCTCATGATGGCCCCCCTCGGTGCGATTCCTCCGCACTACTTTCATCACACCTCGTATCACAATCTAACAATACCGCCCGGCGCTGGCGGCGGCGGGGGCGGTCGAGCTGCGGGGGACACCGGGACCGGTTCCAGCGGTGACGCTGCTGGACCCACCGATCTGAGCAGGCTGGGACACGCGCTGCGAAGCGTGTGA